Part of the Rhinoderma darwinii isolate aRhiDar2 chromosome 2, aRhiDar2.hap1, whole genome shotgun sequence genome, GGGTTACGTAAAAAGTGTAACTCGCTGTGCTATTCTGTTTCCGTAACAACCATAGCAATAAATTGGAGTTACGGATACAGCGTTGCACGGCAAGCTGCACTGTTTCTGGaactgctacgctgtttctgtaactccaattCATTTCTctgagagttacggaaatagcgtaggacagcgagctatgctgtttatgTAAGCCCGGCTACCTGTCCACACAGTCTACGTCTGGATTCGGCAGCCAGGGGACTGGGTCGGCGGACCCTCGCTCTcaagataggtgcgagtcccagaattAGGACAcaaatctatcagacatttatggcatatcctgtagacaTGCTATAAATATCTGGGATAAGAATACCCCTTAAACATCTTTAACTCTTGACCCCACAGAGCCCTCAGCAGTGAGACCCCCTTGCATTATAATCCCCCCGTGCAGCCCTCCGCAGTCAGACCCCGCCTAGCAATATAATCCCCAATGGAGCCCTCAGCATTTTCAGgccccccttgcaatataatcccccataTAGCCCTCAGCAATCAGCCACCCCATGCCGTATAATCCCAATAGAGCCTTCAGCTGTCAGACCCTCtcttacagtataattccccccatacatCTCTCAGCAGTCAGAGTCCCCTTTGCAGTATGAGGCCTTGTACagaagtggcggaattgctgttgaattccgctgtggacagtccgcagtggaaatctgaagcagtcgttttttacatttgtttctatacatttttaggaaacttagtacagacgttgcggaaaataactgtgcggaaattaggctgtggggcagaatttcccctctgcagcatgctcaatatgttgaagcagtggaatttcactgtggatttcagcctttgcaaagcaaaaactgaaacttgtggcaagtccgctgtttttttttgtaatgtctGAAttgcctgtcaaatatgcaaatgttgctgcagattcgttgcgtaattgcccccaatctgcaccaacatttgcagcggaaaaattctgccacgtcagaACATGGCCTAATATCCACATAGAGCTCTCAGACAGAACCCGCTTacacagggctgccatcaggaatttctgggccccatactgccaatgagtctgggcccccgcccccctcgttattaggaggggggggtgaaatgtaaaggggcgggaggtagggcacattaaaaataaaactctttggaggagcagggcagagacaggaggtgggtgtcggagggcaaaggggagaaactaagtcccagggctgggagaactgaaggtagcagtggtagccaggggggagacgcaacctcacaggggctctgtggagtgacaaggaagagacaagagacagcggctctgtggggggcaaaaagggaaagtgagtgtgtgtgtatgtgtgtgtgtgtgtatgtagaatctgtcagggtgtaggagggcaatataaacaaaaatcattgcactgaagccctatacacagcagagtcactcaccaaaatgtagtccctaagatctcccaccgccacgggcatgtctggatgatgcttttgcattctcttcacacgctgcacacacgttatctgtgtgtagcgctatctacagggggctgtgtgtggcgctatctgcaggggtgggtgaggcgctatctacagggggggtgtgtggcgctatctacagggtgggtgtggcgctatctacatgggattgtgtggcgctatctacatgggattgtgtggtgctatctacagggggcagtgtgtgacactatctacaggggtgtgtgtgtgtggcgctatctacagggggtatgttcggcgctgactacaggggagtgtgtggcactctctacaggggattccagtccaggaggagaccctgacctcactgtccatatatggacagtgacctcaggggctacctctaggagaggaatccccgaccagagtgtcggcaactctctggccggggatttcgctcctggatgggtgaatggcagagcaggaagctgatactttcctgctctgccatagtattcaattgtatctgcatcctgtggacgcagatacaattgaatatggcagtggctgagacacgtctgggacagtaatttgccggaactgcctctttagattcaggacagtccctgcaaattcaggactgttgctaactatgcctccggtataagctttctccccctacccaggtatactctctccttcctctacccctccccatgtataatttctcccctcccttcagatatcatcacttttcacccaattattacccccccccccccattgtataatgcctcctccagtggagggatgtcacgataccagaatttggacttcggtaccgatgctttgtgtagtattgcgatttcgataacaaagcgatactttgccaacagtaataaaaaaacaaaacagttcttccatttcttatgtgaggcgcgaggtgtgatggtaaatttaacctccatgtgcctcacattaatagtaattaaccccatcatgttcctcaattataaagggttaatgtgtaaggtacatgatggggttaattactattaatgtgaggcacatggaggttcaaaattcataatacctcgtgcctcacattaataagtgaaagaagtttttattttattttttacaacgtacacatcataaatgatgcaaaaaaattgttgtgcaggttattacagccgcgccaatactgaatgtgtatattttatgtattgagacttattttaatgtgttttgtaaaaaaggtgtatgtgtattttttttaaatttaacattactttatgtttttactttctttttgaaactttaatgtactggtatatatctatatacgcatagtacacaggcagttgttaggacagacctgagtatgccctaacaggaaatatggtaagacagccctggggtccttcattggaccttgggctgtctgcccatatatggtatgtccctcaatcgcgtcacagggattcctgtgacgtgatccaaggggcatccccccttcttattttcccctgaatgctgcagtcagctgtgatcgcagcattcaggggaatagcgacagagatgagaggtttctttgatctctgcctttatagagtgggactgcggctgtgtaatacaaccattgccccgccccgcacgaGGTTAGCACGAGGttatgcgggcggcgctgcactaatgagcggcggttcaggcactgaagacagaacatgtgggggtgttttgtagtgcgcccgccatgttctgttttcagtgccgccgctcattagtgcagcgctggccgcatcacataatcctggcggcgcgcacatgtcaggactccggagcagggccgtgactgtgttacacagccgcagctccgctctcatacattcatgtattacaatattgagctgtgcggccgcacagctcagtatcgaaatacatgaaataacggtattgaaccgtttgggggtgcacggtatcgaaaccgtatcgaagttttgatgcatcgtgcatccctactcaagtgccatcctccctccattattatctccttcccactctagcatcatttccctccttacccaatgccatctcactgccccattatcatctcgctgcccccattatcatctccctgccccattatcgtctccctgcccccattatcatctccctgcccccattatcatctccctgcccccattatcatctccctgccccattatcatctccctgccccattatcatctccctgcccccattatcatctccctgcccccattatcatctccctgcccccattatcatctccctgccccattatcatctccctgcccaattatcatctccctgcccccattatcatctccctgcccccattatcatctatctgcccccattatcatctcgctgcccccattatcatctccctgcccccattatcatctccctgcccccattatcatctccctgccccattatcatctccctgcccccattatcatctccctgccctattatcatctccctgcccccattatcatctccctgcccccgttATCATCTCcctctaccccctccccatagaaagcataaatcttccccacgtctgtattggttcacactgcagcataggattgtatcactatcagctccacgacggctcttttctgctgtcctgtgtaaacagagggagaagacaggtttattgcacatgttacacaggacgggagataagagccgtagagctgatataatcctatgctgcggtgttaacataatacagaggtgggtaagatatttactttctatgggggcaggaggagatcttttcaggaggctccgggcagcagcctgACACAGACATAACtcagtactcactgtgtctgaagaagaagacgacgactgctgctgctggacgtatcctccgaggctgagctcataactcccgctgctgtgatgtctccaccccttgtctcctccccacacgctgtcacactgttgcggaggaggaggggcaggcacatgtcactctccagcgggcccttacgattttattctgatgtaatgaacgggccactccttcgtgatgggacctgttcctttcaccgaaatgaaatcgtaagagtcacactgccgtgagtatattaattccagcggcagagtgcgggcccctttttttaaaatttatgcccgggcccctcactgcagtacccccagtccccccctgatggcggccctgcgctTACAGGATAATCCCCTCATATAGCTCAAAGCAGTTAGACCACCACTACAGTATAATTCCTTCCATAGAGCCCTTCGCAGTCAGTCAGACTCCCCTTGCAGAATTATTTCCCTCCATAGAGCCCTCCGCAGTTAGACTccaccttgcagtataatcccccatgaaGCTCTCAGCAGTCAGACCGCCTcttgcagtataatttccccccatagagctTTCAAGAGTCAGTCTGACCCACCTTAAAGTATAAATTCCCCCTCTATCCAGAACATTGCTGTCGGCCAATCATTAAATCTTGAAGGCCCTGGATAATGGGGGCAACAGGCTGAGCAGCGCTCAGTCTTTTACATTTCTCATCGGCCAGGGCCCTCGATCTCCTGTTTGTCTCCTATGTCCTCCTGCTCCTTTGGGATACATAAGCAAGTCACTCACATGCAGTGGCACgctctcctgctcctctctggcaggcTGCGTCAGAGGTGTGTTCTAGACCTGCCTAGCGTGCGGCACATCTACTAGATATGGAGGATTTTTTCAAATGTGTAGCCAGTAAAACGTGGCGGCCCTAAACATCTACTGGGGAATCATCCCAGCCCAACACTGATgtccgaccatgtaatacatagacaGCTGGAATCATTAAGAGGAAGAGCTGTTGTTTGTTAGCATCTCTCTGCTCTGGCCCATAAAGCGGAAATTACTTTCTATCATGTTCAAAAGCCCTAATAAGGCAGACGGACACGGGTCATCCTTGACACAAACCTTCTAATGAATCTTAAATGGGTTGCATAGAATTAGAAAAAAGTGACTGCTTTCTATCGGAAACAACACCACgcatgtccatgggttgtgtctggcattgcagttcaccggctgagctgcaatacctcacACAATCTGTGGActggagtggcactgtttttacaagagagcagcaatgtttttctaatcctgcactgcCCCTTTAATAGAAACTCTACAGCAAGGTTGGCATTGTCATAGTAACCAGTAAATATCCTTTGCCATTGTGACATACATTGTTCTAGAACACTGACATCTAGATCCAAGTGATTCACCGCAGATTTACCTAACACTTCACGCTTCTCAGTGTGCAGTGTCCATGTTATCTCTATTGTCTTACTACTTTTAGAGAATATACATTTCACAATCTTCTGAACCAGAAGAGAGGACCTCCTGGTCTACTACAGAATAAAGGGTTGCTGGATAAGGTATctatatatttaaagaggctctatcaccacattataatctgatcggcgctgtaatgtagataacaacagtggtttttattttgaaaaacgatcatttgttttagcaagttatgagcaattttagatttatgctaattcatttcttaatagacTACTGGGAGTGTTTttagtttttaccaactgggcgttgtacagaggagtgtgtatgacgctgaccgatcagtgaccaatcagcgtcatacacttcctatTGTTCCCGTCTTACAAAACTGTCCAGTATGGATTTCCGGTAAATACTTTAGAACTATTAATGGAATTATAATCGATCTGATTTGGGGTGGTAAAAGATCTAGAATTTTACTATCGATATTGAAATTGCCATATGAGAAGGGGGTGGTTAAAATATCCAACTTTCAGCTCTATTACTTTACAACCCAACCAGCACAATTGGTGGATTATGATAAAGGGTTACTGAATGGTGTAAAGGCAGTCGAATCtttaaatagggaaaaaaaatatgcatgGTGATGTGCATGGAAGCAAATATTCTCTCACGATTGGGGAGTAATATTACTGGGGGAATGATTCAGAGAATATGGGACAGGGTGAGGGATAAAACACTAGGGATTAAAGGCTATTTACCTTTTACCCCAGTTTGGGGTGATACATTTACAGACACTGAAATTCTACAAGGGGTTAAGTTTTGGAATGATAAGGGGGCTACATTTATGATGCACTGGTTTAATAATAGGGTGGTTAAGTCTTTTGAGAAGATTATGGGAGAATATGGGGTGTTAGATATACACTTTTTACAGTACGTACAAGTACAATATGATATTAGGTCACAATATGGGAAGAGAGAATTCAGATTGTATAACCACAAACTATTTGATTTCTTAATACACTCTGTAACTAGAGAAAAGGTGGCGGCAAAAATATATTCTATGCTAAATTGTAGTGATACAGAAGATAAGGTGAAGAAGAGTTTCATTACATGGAATAGGGTGGTGGATACACTAAATAATGATAAGTGGATCAATGCGCTAAAAATGATGCCAGCAACCACTAGAaataatgtatttagaatttcacagctatccataatacatgatgaatacctatacgagtatagaccattggcatacgccaaacaataatgcgtccacacaaattataaagcaaatatcaatacctataccagactgtgaagactactagtatatccagataatgaaacacacatagcacaagtcatgtaccatgacaatataaaataaactttattgaaatatacataacacattggccatcaaaatataaaaacaatatagcacacagttaaaaaggagagtatggaggagctgcgtgaataatccaatatatatgctaccatactataaacatcctgtgatgtggtaacaaatgcagatatctatagaaaagataatcatatagatcaagtatttggacaacagaagcacataaatatatttagtacctaacagaagagcacacaattgtgcatgcatataagagtatacagctaaagctccaagttgcacccaaaacaaagaccatgctttataaataaaggatattgcacaaacccatggactgcatgataggaagcacgcaggaacactccacactgaccgccccagacgcacgtttcgccgtcagggggtaccccttgagaaagctgacggcgaaacgtgacTTCTTAGCGATATACCATAATtataacaaaataaaagtaaaaaaacaaacaaaccaaatAAAAATTGCACGTAAAATACCCCCAAAAAACGGCTCCTCCTGACCAATCATTGTCGTAGAACTAGCCCTGATCCAATTACCCTAAAAAAGACACGTAATGTATaagaatttacggtagacaatgacgatctcaATTAAAGATTttcttttagggtaaaactatattattacctgaAAATGACCCCTTGGTACTTAGCACTCAAGGCGCATGCCCCACCAGCCCCACCACTTACGAAAAAAACTCAGCAGCATTTACATGGATTTTAAACATGAGGAATCAATGCCAtcattgaaaatatatttgcatatataccttaaagtggttgtccagtcataagaaattgatggcctatcctcaacatAGGCTATCAAcatctgattggtcagggtccgactcttgGTATCCctaacgatcagctgttttgaaggggccctggcgctcgtacgagctctgcttcctcttcattcctgtcactgctcgtactgtgaattgccgacacacttATAGCGacggtttacagtattacagccttctcccattcactgtaatactgtgaaccgctgctacatgTGTGTCGGTGATTTACAGTACAAGCAAATAaagaatgaagggaaagcagcgctcgtacaaacaccgcggccccttcaaaacagctgattggcgagggTGCCAAGATTTGGCcctccaccaatcagatattgatggcctatactgaggataggccatacattttttaagaCTAGCCAACCCCAAttaataataaacattaattGTGAATTACAATGGGTGAGATTTCCTAACAAAGTTGTTTGATGTTTGCCAACAAAATGGAACACATGACACACTAAATCtaattgttttagacacttttcgcGTCTATACTGCTTAAACCGTATTAAAGCAGTCTAGAAAAAAGGATGTGGCTAAGAAAAGTGTGTGTCGTACTGTTGGCATAAGGAATAAAAGGGTGACTAGCAAgttgcaacaaatttataatCCCGCTTGTGCCACTTCAATAAATTTGACATCATTTGTGCATATTTACAGCACACTGCATATACCCATGACCCATGAGAGCAGGCAAATTTTAAGGCTGAGCTGCCCAGAGGCATAGACTTGTTCTAATGAaaggttacttttttttttttctctacttttTGTTAAAtattgtaatgtgttttttcatAACTATGAAATAATCATCTGTTGTAACTTCATCTACAGAAATAAAATCCAGAATCTAGACTTCAATAATCATGGGGAAAGCTTTCAGCTGCTGCAAGCTGGTTCCCGATGTAAAGAGCAAAGTGAGAGTGACCCGCCATGAAGACACACAGAAAACAAAGAACGGAAAACACCACCATGAACCAAGTAACAGTTGCAAGTATAGTATTACTCCAGTCATCAGTCCTGATCTGAAGGAGACTCTGACAACTACTAAGCCACCAAGCGTCAAGATGGACTCAGAATATCCAGTCCTCAAAGATCAAGTGTCCACTCAAGAGCAACAAATATTTAATGTTCCACAGCGCATCATACTACACACATACACCAAGAAGATCCTAAAATGTTTAGCGGACTTTCTGTGCCGGAGATGCTTCCAGCTGTATCACCTTTCCCCAATAGATATAGTAGAGTGGATAACAAGCATAGACAGACATCTTCTCCTTCAAGGATGGCAGGGCCAAGGATTTTTAACATCAGGCACTGTGGTGTTCTTGTACATGCTTTGCCGAGATGTCATTTCTTCCGAGATAAGAAGTGAGAAAGAACTAAAGGCAACCTTGTTAACATGCTTGTATGTGTCATATTGCTATATGGGACACCAGATCTCCTACCCACTAGGTCCCTTCCTTGTAGACGGCAGAAAGGAGACCTTTTGGTACCAATGTCTGTCCATCATTGCACACATGAGCTCAAAGATGATGCGTCTCAATACTGACCCAAAGTATTACAGTCAGATGTTTGTGAGCCTTAGAGCTGAAGGAAGACAAGCAAACTAAAATCTTCTGATGAGTGCACTACCTGGAATGATGGCCAGAGGGGAAAGTTCACACGGATCAAACGACACTTTATATCATTGAACA contains:
- the LOC142742826 gene encoding cyclin-dependent kinase 5 activator 1-like; amino-acid sequence: MGKAFSCCKLVPDVKSKVRVTRHEDTQKTKNGKHHHEPSNSCKYSITPVISPDLKETLTTTKPPSVKMDSEYPVLKDQVSTQEQQIFNVPQRIILHTYTKKILKCLADFLCRRCFQLYHLSPIDIVEWITSIDRHLLLQGWQGQGFLTSGTVVFLYMLCRDVISSEIRSEKELKATLLTCLYVSYCYMGHQISYPLGPFLVDGRKETFWYQCLSIIAHMSSKMMRLNTDPKYYSQMFVSLRAEGRQAN